A DNA window from Allokutzneria albata contains the following coding sequences:
- a CDS encoding gluconokinase, which yields MTTRVVLGVDLGSTATKVVAADASAVVHVLAERGYPMLGEHPGEAVHDPRQVLTAALEALTECIVHCGQKGLGVAGLSLTGAMHTLMALDADNTPLTHALSWADNRAADQAARIKAGPAGPGLHRATGTPVHPFAPLSKLVWFHEKTDVRAVKWCSLKDFVLLHLTGRLATEHSYASGSGLMNVHTLDWHPESLRLAGITADQLPELLAPTDVLPLTAQIDGLPTGLPVVAGGGDGPLANLGVGAVVPGMAALSLGTSGALRVVRDQPGIDEHCRVFCYAIGDGLWVLGGAISNGGSVAKWAAETFGADDIGSLLVEAESVPPGAGGLLALPYLLGERAPWWDPDPRAMIIGLRREHGRAQIVRALIEGVGQQLALVRDAVAATGAPIDRVRATGGAFRSPVWANVISACLGIELELAEDSEGSGLGAALLGWRALGELSSLRAAAALIEPVGVVPLDPVNAARSAAARPVVERAYEALRTLSSELAEVDTGTSPLRGR from the coding sequence GTGACGACACGGGTAGTGCTCGGGGTCGACCTGGGCAGCACGGCGACGAAAGTGGTCGCCGCTGATGCCTCGGCCGTGGTCCACGTGCTCGCCGAGCGCGGTTATCCGATGCTCGGCGAGCACCCCGGCGAGGCCGTGCACGACCCGCGGCAGGTGCTCACCGCCGCGCTGGAGGCGCTCACCGAGTGCATTGTCCACTGTGGACAAAAGGGGCTCGGTGTCGCCGGGCTCTCGCTCACCGGCGCCATGCACACCCTGATGGCGCTCGACGCCGACAACACCCCGCTCACCCACGCGCTGAGCTGGGCGGACAACCGAGCTGCCGACCAGGCCGCGCGCATCAAGGCCGGCCCGGCAGGGCCGGGCCTGCACCGCGCGACGGGGACGCCGGTCCACCCGTTCGCCCCGCTGTCGAAGCTCGTGTGGTTCCACGAGAAGACCGATGTGCGGGCCGTGAAGTGGTGCAGCCTCAAGGACTTCGTGCTCCTGCACCTCACCGGCCGCCTCGCGACCGAGCACTCCTACGCCTCGGGCTCCGGCCTGATGAACGTGCACACCCTCGACTGGCACCCGGAGTCGTTGCGGCTGGCCGGGATCACCGCCGACCAGCTGCCGGAGCTGTTGGCGCCCACCGATGTCCTACCGCTGACGGCGCAGATCGACGGCCTGCCAACGGGTCTGCCGGTCGTCGCGGGCGGGGGAGACGGTCCGCTGGCCAACCTCGGCGTCGGCGCGGTCGTACCGGGCATGGCCGCGCTCTCGCTCGGCACCAGCGGCGCGCTGCGCGTTGTCCGCGACCAGCCCGGGATCGACGAGCACTGCCGGGTGTTCTGCTACGCGATCGGCGACGGCCTGTGGGTGCTCGGCGGCGCGATCAGCAACGGCGGCAGCGTGGCCAAGTGGGCCGCGGAAACCTTCGGTGCCGACGACATCGGCTCGCTGCTGGTCGAGGCGGAAAGCGTCCCGCCGGGTGCGGGCGGCCTGCTCGCACTGCCCTACCTGCTCGGTGAACGCGCCCCGTGGTGGGACCCGGACCCGCGCGCGATGATCATCGGGCTGCGCCGGGAACACGGCAGGGCGCAGATCGTGCGTGCCCTGATCGAGGGCGTCGGCCAGCAGCTCGCCCTGGTCCGGGACGCCGTGGCCGCCACAGGCGCCCCGATCGACCGCGTCCGCGCCACCGGCGGAGCGTTCCGCTCGCCGGTGTGGGCGAACGTGATCTCCGCCTGCCTCGGCATCGAGCTGGAGCTGGCCGAGGACAGCGAGGGATCGGGCCTGGGCGCCGCGCTGCTCGGCTGGCGCGCGCTGGGCGAGCTGTCCTCGCTGCGTGCCGCGGCGGCCCTGATCGAGCCGGTCGGCGTCGTGCCCCTCGACCCGGTCAACGCCGCGCGTTCGGCTGCGGCGCGACCGGTGGTCGAACGGGCCTACGAGGCGCTGCGCACGCTCTCCTCGGAGCTGGCGGAGGTCGACACCGGCACGTCGCCCCTGCGCGGGCGCTGA
- a CDS encoding NADPH-dependent FMN reductase, producing the protein MTVTVVGIGGSIRADSQSERALRVALAGAEEAGARTVAISGADLVLPFYDPAVADRTDAARRLVDTVRGADGIVLVSPGYHGTVSGLLKNALDYIEDLREESHPYLDGRAVGCVATAYGWQASVTTLTALRSIVHALRGWPTPLGVALNSTEVIFDGAGDCSDEKTSGNLRTVGRQVVEFALSRREQVLGSKA; encoded by the coding sequence ATGACGGTCACGGTGGTGGGCATCGGCGGCTCGATCAGGGCGGACTCGCAGTCCGAGCGCGCGCTGCGGGTGGCCCTGGCGGGCGCGGAGGAGGCGGGGGCGCGCACCGTCGCGATCTCCGGCGCCGACCTGGTGCTCCCGTTCTACGACCCGGCCGTGGCCGACCGGACCGACGCCGCCCGCAGGCTGGTCGACACGGTGCGCGGGGCCGACGGGATCGTGCTGGTCTCGCCCGGCTACCACGGCACGGTCTCCGGCCTGCTCAAGAACGCCCTCGACTACATCGAGGACCTGCGCGAGGAGTCCCACCCGTACCTGGACGGCCGCGCGGTCGGCTGCGTGGCCACCGCCTACGGCTGGCAGGCGTCGGTGACCACGCTGACCGCCCTGCGGTCGATCGTGCACGCCCTGCGCGGCTGGCCGACCCCGCTCGGGGTCGCGCTCAACTCCACCGAGGTGATCTTCGACGGCGCGGGGGACTGCTCGGACGAGAAGACCTCCGGAAATCTTCGAACCGTCGGCCGCCAGGTGGTGGAGTTCGCGCTCTCCCGCCGTGAGCAGGTCCTAGGCTCGAAGGCGTGA
- a CDS encoding MFS transporter yields MALSRYRQVFALPGVRRLLLIALFARIPGSAVGVAMTLHVVLTLKQGYGAAGLVTACATIGMALSGPLFGRLVDRRGLRLMLAITTIGEATFWFIAPSLPYPALLGTALLGGFMTLPVGATSRQALAAIVPPEHRKAAFSLDTIFVETSYMLGPALGVLLATQVSTTVTMVAIGGGLVLSGSVLYLVNPPIRSQESTGPARPVPRKEWLTRELVGALVISAGAVLVLAGTDVAIVATLERHGQVSWTGVVIVVWCLVSLSGGFVYGAMTRTVSPLVLMTTMGLLTIPVGVATDWWWLCLAILPAGALCAPLLSATTEWISRLAPESVRGEVMGLQQSALTLGSALGAPFVGAVMDATSPAMGFVAAGALVTVSAAVVLVLQRPRRGDVPVSTSASSEESVRSAS; encoded by the coding sequence GTGGCCCTTTCCCGGTACCGGCAGGTGTTCGCCCTGCCGGGCGTGCGGCGTCTGCTGCTGATCGCCCTGTTCGCGCGGATTCCCGGCAGCGCGGTCGGCGTCGCGATGACCCTGCACGTGGTGCTCACCCTGAAGCAGGGCTACGGCGCTGCCGGGCTGGTCACCGCGTGCGCCACGATCGGCATGGCGCTCAGCGGTCCCCTGTTCGGGCGACTCGTCGACCGGCGCGGGCTGCGCCTGATGCTGGCGATCACCACGATCGGCGAGGCCACGTTCTGGTTCATCGCGCCGTCGCTGCCCTATCCCGCGCTGCTGGGCACCGCGCTGCTCGGAGGGTTCATGACCCTGCCGGTCGGTGCCACCTCGCGGCAGGCGCTGGCCGCGATCGTGCCGCCGGAGCACCGCAAGGCCGCGTTCTCGCTGGACACGATCTTCGTGGAGACCAGCTACATGCTCGGTCCCGCGCTCGGCGTCCTGCTGGCCACGCAGGTCTCCACCACGGTCACGATGGTCGCCATCGGTGGCGGTCTCGTGCTCTCCGGGAGCGTGCTCTACCTGGTCAACCCGCCGATCCGGTCGCAGGAGAGCACCGGCCCGGCCCGGCCGGTCCCGCGCAAGGAGTGGCTGACCAGGGAGCTCGTCGGCGCCCTGGTGATCTCCGCGGGCGCGGTCCTCGTGCTCGCCGGCACCGACGTCGCGATCGTCGCCACGCTCGAACGCCACGGCCAGGTGTCGTGGACCGGTGTGGTCATCGTGGTGTGGTGCCTGGTCTCGCTGAGCGGCGGATTCGTCTACGGGGCGATGACCAGAACGGTGTCCCCGCTCGTGTTGATGACGACGATGGGGCTGCTGACGATCCCGGTCGGTGTCGCGACCGACTGGTGGTGGCTGTGCCTGGCCATCCTGCCCGCGGGCGCGCTGTGCGCCCCGTTGCTGTCCGCGACCACGGAATGGATCAGCAGGCTCGCGCCGGAGTCGGTGCGCGGTGAGGTGATGGGGCTCCAGCAGTCGGCGCTGACCCTCGGCAGCGCGCTCGGTGCCCCGTTCGTCGGCGCGGTGATGGACGCGACCTCGCCCGCCATGGGCTTCGTCGCCGCGGGCGCTCTTGTGACCGTCTCCGCGGCCGTGGTGCTGGTCCTTCAGCGCCCGCGCAGGGGCGACGTGCCGGTGTCGACCTCCGCCAGCTCCGAGGAGAGCGTGCGCAGCGCCTCGTAG